In one window of Bifidobacterium sp. WK041_4_12 DNA:
- a CDS encoding dipeptide ABC transporter ATP-binding protein, with amino-acid sequence MNQNTDDSRTSISNHTSNNLAQIKNLSVSFMTDAGSIRAIDNISFTIPKKTVVGVVGESGSGKSVTARSIIKLLPETATTAGAIYLTSRDGSQELEVLSLKLEDLQHMRGQEAAMVFQEPNAVLNPVYTIGWQIEEGLRAHGMSDKHELRAKTIDILEKVGIPDAKTRVDYYPHQFSGGQKQRIVIAMALVLNPGLILADEPTTALDVTVQAEILDLLRLARDEFDASVLIITHNMGVIADITDQVVVMYRGHVVEQGDVEQIFYHPQEEYTKRLLAAVPRIGQKLVVRNDSGVAIERKADWRTQPIAVEAKGLTVTYPGHLLQPDFVAVKNVDFEIHQSEVLGLVGESGSGKSTTGRAIAGLQRISDGSLKVLGSEMNGFKEREFKPKRADIGFVFQDPGSSFNPLMTIAENVAEPLLVHKKYSSVADASDYVGDLLEMVQLPRTYMNRFPHELSGGQRQRASLARALALKPSLIIADEPTSALDVSVQAKVLQLFKRLQVEIGFACLFITHDLAVVDMLADRIMVMHKGSIVEHGEAGQIMQNPQNPYTRKLLASLPVPDPREQRKHREQLHELLKQE; translated from the coding sequence ATGAATCAGAACACGGATGACAGCAGAACTTCCATAAGCAACCACACCAGCAACAATCTGGCACAGATCAAGAATCTGAGTGTCTCGTTCATGACGGACGCTGGTTCGATCAGGGCAATCGACAACATCAGCTTCACCATCCCGAAGAAAACGGTGGTGGGAGTTGTCGGCGAATCCGGTTCTGGAAAATCCGTCACCGCACGATCCATCATCAAGCTGCTGCCTGAAACGGCCACGACTGCCGGTGCAATCTATCTGACGAGCAGAGATGGTAGCCAGGAATTAGAGGTACTTTCGCTGAAGCTCGAAGATCTGCAGCATATGCGCGGCCAGGAAGCCGCCATGGTGTTCCAAGAGCCCAATGCTGTCTTGAATCCGGTATACACGATTGGATGGCAGATTGAAGAGGGTTTGCGGGCTCACGGCATGAGCGACAAGCACGAACTTCGAGCCAAGACCATCGATATCCTGGAGAAGGTCGGCATTCCCGATGCCAAGACGCGTGTTGACTATTACCCGCATCAGTTCTCTGGCGGCCAGAAGCAGCGCATTGTCATAGCCATGGCTTTGGTATTGAATCCTGGTCTGATTCTTGCCGACGAGCCAACCACGGCGCTCGATGTGACCGTGCAGGCTGAGATTCTTGATCTCTTGCGGCTTGCGCGCGATGAATTCGATGCCAGTGTGCTTATCATCACTCACAATATGGGCGTCATTGCCGATATAACGGATCAGGTCGTCGTGATGTATCGCGGCCACGTGGTTGAGCAGGGCGATGTCGAACAGATTTTTTACCATCCGCAAGAGGAGTACACGAAGCGACTTCTGGCTGCGGTTCCTAGGATCGGGCAGAAACTTGTGGTGCGCAACGACAGTGGTGTGGCCATCGAACGCAAAGCCGATTGGCGCACTCAGCCCATTGCGGTCGAGGCCAAGGGACTTACGGTCACCTATCCAGGGCATCTCTTGCAGCCTGACTTCGTTGCGGTGAAGAATGTCGACTTTGAGATTCATCAATCTGAAGTGCTGGGTCTTGTGGGCGAATCCGGTTCTGGAAAGTCAACCACCGGTCGTGCCATTGCTGGTCTGCAGAGAATTTCCGACGGTTCGCTCAAGGTTCTCGGTTCCGAGATGAACGGTTTCAAGGAACGCGAATTCAAGCCGAAACGTGCCGATATCGGATTTGTGTTCCAGGATCCCGGCAGCTCATTCAACCCCTTGATGACCATAGCGGAGAACGTTGCAGAGCCTTTGCTGGTTCATAAGAAGTATTCTTCGGTGGCTGATGCAAGCGATTATGTTGGCGACCTCTTGGAAATGGTGCAGCTTCCCAGAACCTATATGAATCGTTTTCCGCATGAGCTTTCCGGTGGGCAGCGTCAGCGCGCTTCTCTGGCAAGAGCATTGGCGCTGAAACCGTCGCTGATTATTGCCGACGAGCCTACTTCTGCGCTGGACGTATCCGTTCAGGCGAAAGTCTTGCAACTCTTCAAGCGATTGCAGGTCGAGATCGGGTTTGCATGCCTGTTCATCACCCACGATTTGGCAGTTGTCGATATGCTCGCAGACCGCATCATGGTCATGCATAAGGGCAGCATCGTCGAGCATGGCGAAGCCGGTCAGATCATGCAGAATCCTCAGAATCCCTATACGCGCAAGCTGTTGGCCTCACTTCCCGTACCCGATCCCCGAGAGCAGAGGAAGCATCGCGAACAGTTGCACGAATTGCTCAAGCAGGAGTAA
- a CDS encoding ABC transporter permease: MASDPQIVTVPGDARLQNLKNKSGSPLSKLPIIRELRIAVGWQRGMLITGLAISAVFIVLAIFAPIIAPYGFAQTTDASGHAFPTQAAPSSSHIWGTTVGGFDVFSRTIWGARTAIIAIIVAVILSLFLGVLLGLVSGYFGGWIDRVLVVIADAIYSFPSLLLAILMAIMISGGQSSLAGGILASGISITVVYIPQYFRTIRAEVIRIKEAAYVESAKVVGASTWRIMTKHLLKNSTRTLPVILTLNSSEAILTLAGLGFLGFGIEPTSAAEWGYDLNRAVADVTAGIWWTSIFPGVAIVLIVLGITLVGESLNDLADPRLRARKSAGEVIGSIEDTSVDPSEKAGPSNEATEEVFALHRSIPIEPEADHTAEAKNE; the protein is encoded by the coding sequence ATGGCATCAGATCCTCAAATCGTTACCGTTCCAGGTGACGCAAGACTTCAGAATCTCAAGAACAAGTCAGGTTCGCCACTGTCCAAACTGCCTATCATTCGCGAGCTGCGTATAGCCGTAGGCTGGCAACGAGGCATGCTGATCACCGGTCTGGCGATCTCCGCAGTGTTTATCGTCCTTGCCATATTCGCTCCTATCATCGCTCCCTATGGTTTCGCCCAGACTACGGATGCCAGCGGCCATGCATTCCCCACGCAGGCAGCGCCCAGCTCGTCACATATCTGGGGAACCACGGTTGGGGGCTTTGACGTGTTCAGCCGCACCATCTGGGGTGCAAGAACGGCAATCATAGCCATCATCGTTGCCGTCATCCTCTCGCTCTTCCTTGGCGTGCTGCTCGGACTCGTATCCGGGTACTTCGGTGGCTGGATCGATCGCGTGCTGGTAGTCATTGCCGACGCAATCTACTCATTCCCGTCATTACTGCTTGCCATTCTGATGGCAATCATGATCTCTGGCGGCCAGTCCAGTCTGGCAGGAGGCATACTCGCTTCTGGCATCTCCATTACGGTCGTGTACATTCCCCAATACTTCCGCACGATTCGTGCAGAGGTGATTCGCATCAAGGAAGCGGCATACGTCGAATCGGCAAAGGTTGTCGGTGCTTCAACATGGCGCATCATGACCAAGCATCTGTTGAAGAATTCGACACGAACCCTGCCTGTCATTCTTACGCTGAACTCGTCAGAAGCCATTCTGACACTTGCAGGACTTGGATTCCTCGGCTTCGGCATTGAACCCACGTCCGCCGCTGAATGGGGATATGACTTGAACCGTGCCGTTGCCGATGTCACGGCTGGTATCTGGTGGACGTCCATCTTCCCTGGCGTGGCAATCGTGCTTATCGTGCTCGGCATCACCCTCGTCGGTGAATCGTTGAACGATCTGGCCGATCCTCGGCTGCGTGCACGCAAGTCAGCTGGTGAAGTCATCGGATCGATTGAGGATACCTCTGTTGACCCGAGTGAAAAGGCCGGACCCTCCAATGAGGCAACCGAAGAGGTTTTCGCCTTGCATCGCAGCATTCCCATCGAACCGGAAGCAGACCATACAGCGGAGGCCAAGAATGAGTGA
- the xerC gene encoding tyrosine recombinase XerC, which translates to MQGLGTVYKKSRVRKDGGTRVFYVAQIRMTINGVSRRIEGQGQTPAAAVAARERAVAKALTGVTRTPTHTQKPESVLALMTDWSATRDVKPRTREHTASVIKNHIDGINLADKRLRSLRREDIERLLDSKKGWTRFAVYKVMRGFLSHALTEGLIKDDPMKDIKKPHPPRATGANSATMDKRVRLMRGMIGWMKTTNWMKDNPMYWCRIQLALDGLRPGEARGISWDDVLDLHGTTNTHVPRLVIRRQLGYADGKLSLMPVKGDAPRVVVLRPTTAEALKAWKKQRGALRRRKTWHPREGMETLVLTLEDGRPLRQQDDGKMWRALQLQAQKNYSPERRALWPMSYNRHIAVSIMRDSGASASAVSTIMGHSIAVEDSIYYQPQTTAQRDAMAAMDAYITTTTTKKTKK; encoded by the coding sequence ATGCAAGGGCTAGGGACGGTCTATAAAAAGAGCCGTGTGCGCAAGGATGGCGGCACGCGTGTCTTCTATGTCGCGCAAATTCGCATGACCATCAACGGCGTGTCGCGGCGCATCGAAGGTCAGGGGCAGACGCCAGCGGCAGCGGTGGCTGCACGGGAACGAGCGGTTGCAAAAGCCCTCACCGGCGTAACGCGCACCCCCACCCATACACAAAAACCCGAGTCGGTGCTCGCTCTGATGACCGATTGGAGCGCCACCCGTGACGTGAAACCGAGGACGCGCGAACACACAGCCAGCGTCATTAAAAACCATATAGATGGTATAAATTTGGCTGATAAAAGACTGAGGTCACTGCGCCGCGAGGACATTGAAAGGCTGCTCGACAGCAAAAAGGGATGGACACGATTCGCTGTCTATAAGGTCATGCGAGGCTTCCTGAGCCATGCCCTTACCGAGGGCCTCATCAAAGACGACCCCATGAAAGACATCAAGAAGCCGCACCCGCCGCGCGCAACGGGGGCGAATTCCGCGACGATGGACAAAAGGGTGCGACTCATGCGCGGCATGATTGGGTGGATGAAGACGACAAACTGGATGAAGGACAATCCCATGTATTGGTGTCGAATCCAGCTCGCGCTCGATGGGCTGCGGCCCGGCGAAGCGCGCGGCATCAGCTGGGACGACGTGCTCGATTTGCACGGGACAACCAACACCCACGTACCTCGACTCGTCATACGACGACAACTCGGCTACGCGGATGGAAAGCTCTCGCTGATGCCGGTGAAAGGCGACGCGCCGCGCGTCGTGGTGCTACGCCCAACCACCGCTGAAGCGCTCAAGGCATGGAAAAAACAGCGCGGTGCGCTGCGGCGACGCAAGACGTGGCACCCCCGCGAGGGGATGGAAACCCTCGTCCTTACCCTCGAAGATGGGCGACCATTGCGCCAACAGGATGACGGGAAAATGTGGCGCGCGCTACAGCTGCAAGCGCAGAAAAATTACTCACCGGAGAGACGCGCCCTTTGGCCGATGTCTTACAACAGACACATCGCGGTCTCCATCATGCGGGATTCCGGGGCATCAGCGTCAGCAGTATCAACCATCATGGGGCACAGCATCGCCGTAGAAGACTCGATCTATTACCAGCCACAGACCACGGCGCAGCGCGACGCGATGGCCGCGATGGATGCCTACATCACGACCACCACGACAAAGAAAACGAAAAAATAG
- a CDS encoding dioxygenase codes for MHLFSSSESIAIEQHSATPSVSRSSAGTATVEGRLTSPVARVPESTSQAGGITVKGHTIRTFAYTTDAAVIRNTNADAILAVYPFTGEPVITQALLIVAQQPLFVGVGGGTTTGTRVVELAMVAEMQGAAGVVINAPAPAETIEAAMNSVDIPVIATVTADDEITEEKILAGAAIINVAAGANTTATVTSIRAHHPEIPILASCGSTENTIVNTLQAGADALTWTPPSAQQLQSQMMARYRGETVE; via the coding sequence ATGCACTTGTTCTCATCGAGTGAGTCAATAGCGATTGAGCAGCATAGTGCAACGCCATCGGTGAGTCGTTCCTCGGCGGGTACGGCAACCGTCGAAGGTCGTCTTACGTCGCCAGTCGCGAGAGTTCCCGAATCAACTTCGCAGGCTGGTGGCATCACGGTAAAGGGCCACACCATCCGAACTTTCGCTTACACTACGGATGCAGCGGTTATCAGGAATACCAATGCTGACGCCATTCTGGCCGTCTACCCGTTCACCGGCGAGCCGGTGATTACGCAGGCGCTGCTGATAGTGGCTCAACAGCCGCTTTTCGTAGGCGTTGGTGGCGGAACGACTACCGGCACACGTGTCGTTGAGCTTGCAATGGTTGCAGAGATGCAGGGCGCTGCCGGGGTCGTCATCAACGCTCCCGCCCCTGCCGAAACCATCGAGGCTGCGATGAATTCGGTCGATATTCCAGTCATCGCAACGGTCACTGCAGACGACGAAATCACTGAGGAAAAAATCCTCGCCGGTGCCGCGATCATCAATGTTGCCGCCGGCGCGAATACCACAGCCACAGTGACGAGTATCCGCGCGCATCACCCTGAGATTCCGATTCTTGCCTCATGTGGAAGTACGGAAAACACCATTGTCAACACGCTGCAAGCCGGTGCCGATGCCCTTACCTGGACTCCGCCCAGCGCTCAACAGCTTCAATCGCAGATGATGGCGCGATATCGCGGAGAAACGGTTGAATAG
- a CDS encoding MarR family winged helix-turn-helix transcriptional regulator translates to MAERRMAVRQVRMGERGRERMNTFGMNNPNNAFGGGDYALRGQGRVLLTLTLQPTISQRDLATILGLSRQALGQLLGKLEAKGYISRKPSDGDRRVAMVEIKEKGIKAAHQLHETMQHAADAFDCLNAEELEQFSGYLQRIIDNIEQKYPEDEFVERRRMMKEAMREFREANFQEGEK, encoded by the coding sequence ATGGCTGAACGTCGCATGGCTGTTCGTCAGGTACGCATGGGCGAACGTGGCCGCGAGCGCATGAACACCTTTGGCATGAATAATCCCAATAATGCCTTCGGCGGCGGTGATTATGCCTTGCGAGGGCAGGGGCGTGTGCTGCTTACTCTTACCTTGCAGCCCACCATCAGTCAACGCGATCTCGCTACGATTTTAGGTCTTAGTCGTCAAGCCTTGGGGCAATTGCTCGGGAAGCTTGAGGCAAAGGGCTATATTTCGCGCAAGCCTTCAGATGGAGACAGGCGGGTCGCGATGGTGGAGATCAAGGAAAAGGGTATCAAGGCCGCTCACCAGCTGCACGAGACTATGCAGCATGCGGCGGATGCCTTCGATTGTCTGAATGCAGAGGAATTGGAACAGTTCAGCGGATATTTACAGCGAATCATCGACAACATTGAGCAAAAATATCCTGAAGATGAATTTGTGGAGCGCCGTAGGATGATGAAGGAAGCGATGCGTGAATTCCGCGAGGCGAACTTTCAAGAAGGGGAAAAATGA